CGGCTTTTGCCGTCCCGTCAGCACCTTCGCATCACTGATCGGATTGGCCAGAGGCAGGATGACCGAGGAGACCCGAACCCAGGCGATGCGATCATTGTCGGAGGATTGGATAGATTCTTGTTGTGCGAGCATGGCGCTCTCCTTAACAGTGCTGAGGCTTGAAGGTGTTCAGGGACGAGGGTGTGACAATTTGCTGTTCACCGGAGCGCCTTGCGCAGGCTCGGCCGGTAGTTCTTCAAAGTCATCGAGTTGCAGGCGCTTGAGTGGCCCGACAATAAACAGGTAAGAAAACGCGCCCAGCAAACCCATACCGGCGACGTACATCAGCGCAACATCGAAAGATCCCAACTGGTTGATCATTACGCCGATGGCGATAGGCGTCACAATGCTGGCCAGGTTGCCGCAGAAATTGAACATCGCGCCGCTGACGCCCATGGCCCGTGCTGGGGACACGTCGCCGACGATGCACCAGCCAAGGTTGCCCACGCCTTTGGCGAAGAAGGCGATGGACATCACCAGAATCACCAAGGTGATGGACTGGGTGTAGTTGGCGACCATGATGCTGCTGGAAAGCAGCAGGCCACAGATGATGGGGGTCTTGCGTGCCGCGGTGAGGCTAAAGCCTTTGCGTAACATCCAGTCCGACCAGACGCCACCGATCATGCCGCCCAGACACCCGGCGATGGGGGGAATGGCCGCGACCAGCCCGACCTTCAGCATGGTCATGCCCTTTGCTTCGATCAGGTAAGTCGGGAACCAGGTCAGGAAAAACCAGGTGATCGACGTCAGGCAAAACTGCCCAAGGTAGATGCCCGCCATCATGCGATTGCCACCGATGGCCTTCATGCGCTTCCAACTGAATGGCGTTTTAACGTCACCGATGGTTGGCAGCCCTCCTCCGGCTTCGATGTAGTCGAGTTCAGCCTGGTTGGCGCGCTTGTCCTTGCGCGGTTCCTGGACCATTCGGAACCACAGAAAACCAATCAGGATACCGGCGCCACCGGTCACCCAAAACACGTGCTGCCAACCCCAGGTGCTGACCAGCCAGACCATCAAGGGCGTGAAGGCAGCCAGTGCAAAATACTGAGCGGACTGGAACACCGCCGTGGCCAAACCACGTTCGTGGCGCGGGAACCACATCACGGTCAAGCGGTTATTGGCGGGGAACGCAGGTGCTTCAGCAACGCCCATCATGAAGCGCAAGACAAACAGCGCGAGAAAGGCCGAACTGAACAGGTCAACGTAACCTTGCAGGAAAGTAAAAACCGACCAGATGATCAGACTCAGACCGAGAACGAGGCGAGAGCCAAATCGGTCGAGGATGATGCCGCCCGGCAGTTGCATGGATGTGTATGCCCAGCCGAATGCCGAGAAAGCGATACCCATGGTCATGGCATCGAAACCAAGATCTGTGCGCATGCTGGGGGCTGCGATGGAAAGCGTCGCACGGTCAACGTAATTGAACACGGTGACGATGAAGATCATCACGAGGATGAGATAGCGGACGTTGGTCTTCGCTACCGATTGCGTAGGGTTTATCACTATTATTTTCCTTATTGTGAGTAAAGCAGTGAATCCGTATGGCCCTCTTACAGCTCCTGATAGCGAAGTGATTGAGCAATGATTGCGCAATCATGCGCGAAGTAAAAAAAAGCCCGTCGGGACGGCCTTTGAGCGGATACTACACTGATTGCGCAATCATTCAACAGTGCATCTGTCGGAAAATGAGATTTTTCAGGTCAGGTACTGGCGCGATCGATGAGGGTAAAACCTGTGTCAATTCGCACAGGATGTCGGCCGCCATTCGGGGATTCAAAGCGCTCAAGCAATGCCTGAGCCACTTGCAGGCCAATTTTCTTGCCATCGACACTGACAGTCGACAGTGATGGGTAAACTTGCGCTGCGCTGCTCAAATCGCCGAACCCCATGACCGCGAGATCGGCGGGTACGTTCATCGCACGACTGGCCGCTTCTGCCAAAACACCCTGAGCCACTGTATCCGAACTGCACACCACAATGTCGGGGCGCTCGGGCTGCTCCAATAACCGTCGAAGCCCTTCCCTGCCGACTTCGAGCGTGGCGGGTGGAGCCAAAATTTCCATGGGCACCTCTTCGATGCCCTGGCGCTTCAACTCGGCAATCAGCGCGTTGCAACGGCGCAGCCCGCGAGGGTCACTGATCGTCACCACCGAGAAGCGCTTATAACCCTTTTTCAACAAATGCCGTGCGGTCTCCTCCCCCACTTTTTCATGAGAGAAACCGACCAGCATATCAAGGGGCGCCTCACTTAAGTCCCAGGCTTCAACGACGGGGATGCCCGCCTGAGCGAGGCGTAGCCGACTTGATTCGGTGTGGAGTGTGCCGGTCAGGACAATTCCATCCGGACGTCGACCGAGGACCGCTTCGAGCAGATTTTCTTCCTGCTCAGCCGAGTAGCCTGTAAGACCCAGCAGCGTCTGGTAACCGGCTTGGGTCAGGCGATCTATCAACGATTGCACCGTGTCGGCAAAAATCGAGTTAGCAATCGTCGGAAGGAATATTGCTACCAAACGGCTTTTATTGCTCGCCAAGCCTCCGGCCAGCATGTTTGAAACATAGCCAGTCTTGCGCACAGCTTCGCGAACTTTTTCTCGAGTCTCTTCAGTCACCAACTCCGGTCGGTGCAATGCTCTGGAAACGGTCATCGGCGAAACGCCTGCAACCTTCGCCACATCAATCAGGGTCAGGCTGGAACCCTTTTTGGCTGCTGTCATTGATGTGTCGGTGGAGGACGTTGAAGATTTCTTTGCCATGAGGTTTCCGAATTTGAAGCTCAGTATCTGGAGATACGTGCGAAGCCTTTTGTTTGCGGGTCGAATCTACCAAAGACCAGCGTAACATTCACGGTACTTGGCGTGATTCTTTGGGCGACGTGCGCAGGATTGAAGAGAACGCTTAGCCTCTGGCACCGCCTGCCTTCGCTCGAATGCATGCATGACGTAACAAAGAAGGGGAACCATCAGGTTGCCTGATGGTTCCCGACCAGCTCAGAACGCCGGCACGACGTCGCCGTGATAGCGCTCAAGAATGAACTGCTTCACTTGTGGCGAGTTCAGCAAAGCACCCAGCTTCTGCACTGCGGGCGTATTGGCTTTGTCGCGGCGCACGTACAGGTAATTGGCATACGGCGACTCGGAGCTTTCGATAAACAGCGCATCCTTGTGCGGCTCAAGCTTGGCTTCCAGCGCGTAGTTGGCGTTGATCAGCGCCAGATCAACCTGATTCAAGACGCGCGGCAGCATGGCCGCTTCCAGCTCCTGGAACTTCAGGTGTTTGGGATTGCTGACGATGTCCAGACGCGTGGCCATGATGTTGTCGGGATCCTTGAGGGTGATCAGACCTTGTTTGGCAATCAGCAACAGCGCACGACCGGAGTTGGTCGGGTCGTTAGGAATGGCAATGGTCGCGCCATCCTTTAGCTCACTGATGGACTTGATCTTCTTCGAATAGGCGCCGAACGGTTCGATGTGTACGGCAACGATCGGCACTTGATCGCTGCTCGGGCGGTCTTTTTTGTAGGCCTCGTAATAAGGCTTGCTCTGGAAGTAATTGGCGTCCAGCAAGCCTTCATCCGTCTGCCGGTCTGGCTGGATGTAGTCAGAGAAGACTTTGACCTCCAGCGTGACCCCTTCCTTGGCCAGCTCAGGCTTCAGGAATTCGAGGATTTCGGCGTGGGGCACCGGCACCACCGCAATTTTCAGGGTTTCGGCAGACGCAGAACCCATAGCTGCAACCAACAGTGCTGCGCAGAGCGCGAGGCGTTTCACGATAGATTTCCTTCAAAGCGTTTCAGGGAGAAAGAGGACAGATCAAGGTCGGTCGAACCGTGCATGCACCACTGTGCAAACGCCTCGCCCAGTGCGGCGGAATGTTTGAAGCCGTGACCTGAGCACGCCGACACCACCAGGGTGTGTTGCAGTGACGGATGCTCGTCGATGATGAAATGGCGATCCGGCGTCACGGTATAGGCGCACACCGCAGACTTGACCACTTTGGAAGTCACGCCGGCGATACGGCCGTGTACCTGATGCGCATACATATCCTGCTCTTCAGCAGTCGAGACCGTGCGATCGATCGTTTGCGGTAACGCGGCGGTGTGGTACTGGGCGGTGGCGATCTTCATGCAGCCTTCGCCGGATAATGCGGGGAAGCCATAGTTGATTTTGTCGTCGCCACGGCCGTGGGTGAGGATGAATGTCGGCGAGTGATCGACAAGCCCGGCGTGCTCTTCCAGTTCGAACCAGAACAGCTTTTGCCGGTAGACACTCAGCAGATTTTCAAACGGTTTGCCAAGCAATTCGCCACTCCAGTTGCCTGCATTGATTACCAGTTTTTTGGCCTGCACAGTGCGCTGGTCGGTGATAATCGTGACGCCCTGCTCGCTCGAACTGATTCCCGTAACCGTCTCGCCTTTGTACAAAGTCGCGCCGTGTTGTTCGGCCAGTTTGAGCTGCACGTCGATGCAGCGCTCGGGTCGCACAAACCCTCCGCCGGGTTCGAAATAACCGATGGTCGAGTCATGCACGTTGGCGAATTGAGGGAAGCGCTGGCGGATCTGTTCGGCCGACAAGACTTCGTGCTCGATGCCGTAGGTCTGTGCCAAACCGATGGTGCGCAGGGTAAAGTCGGTTTTGTCGTTGGGGTCGAACTCGGGGCTTGAGGTCAGTACCAGCAGACCTGATTGCTCGAACAGAGACTCCCCCGTCAACACCTCAAGCTCGCGCCAGATCCGGTGTGAATTGCGCACGATCGGCACATATTGCGCGCCTTCACCGACCGAAAGTCGGGTAATGCGCGTATCGCCATGGCTGGAGCCAAGGTTGTGCGGCGGGTAATGGCGGTCAATACCGACGACATCCACACCGGCCTTCGTCAATTGATACACGGTGGCGGCGCCCATGGCGCCCAGGCCCAATACCACTACATCACACCGCTCCGACATCATTAGCCACCTATCAAAAAAGCGCCAGTTGAGCGGTAAACCGATCGCGAATCAAAGATTAAAAGAGCATATGCATATGCCTGATTGTGTCGCCGAGCCGCTCCGTCAGCTGCCGTACGTCGGCAAATTGAAGGTTTGCCAGAGCCATTTATCAACTGTCAAAACTGACGATTCCTCTGGCATAAACAACGCTTTCACCGACCTATGGACAATTGCATCGACCCTTTGCGAACGCCCGGCTCCCCTTCTTGGCGCGTGCTTGAGCAGCGAACTATGCTTCACTCAGAAATAGTGATTTAACTAGGTAGTTACCTATCTATATACTGCGCGCCTCATTTCAACGGGACATTCAACGTGAAGCAGAGTCAACGCCTCTCGGGCATATCAAAATTCATTCTGGTCGGGCTGGGCGTGATCATCGCCCTGCTCGGCTTGGCGCTTGCTGCTGGCGGCGTGAAATTGGTCAGCCTGGGAGGCTCCTGGTACTTCCTGGTGGGTGGTCTGGTGATGACAGTCTCCGGCCTGCTGATTGCTCGCTTCAAACCGGCCGGTGCGTGGTTGTTCGCGGCGTTCCTGGTGGGAACAGCGATCTGGGCAGTGAGCGACGCAGGGCTGGTGTTCTGGCCTGTGTTCTCGCGCCTGTTCATGTTCAGCGCAGTGGGTCTGGCCGTCACGCTGGTTTACCCGTTGTTGAAACGTGCCAACGGTGGCGTTCCGGGGCGCGGTGCTTATGCCGTTGCTGCGGTACTGGCGGTCGGCCTGGCCGTTGCCGCCGGCAACATGTTCGTCGCTCATCCGACTGTTGCGGCTACGGGCACTGGCCCGGGCCTTACGCCGGTCGAGCCGGAAAAAGCCCAGAAAGACTGGGCTCACTACGGCAATACTGAAGGCGGCAGCCGTTTCGCCGCGCTGGATCAGATCAACCGCAACAACGTCGACAAGTTGAAAGTGGCGTGGACCTATCACACCGGTGATGTCGCCGTCAGCGACGGCAACGGTGCCGAAGACCAGCTCACCCCGCTGCAGGTCGGCAACAAGGTGTTCATCTGCACCCCGCACAACAACCTGATTGCGCTGGATGCCGACACCGGCAAGGAGCTCTGGAAAAACGCGATCAACGCGCAGTCGAAAGTCTGGCAGCGCTGCCGTGGCATGGCCTACTTCGACGCCACTGCCGCAGTCGCCAAGCCGAGCAGCTCGCCAGTCGCAGAGGCCCAAGCCGCGCCTGTCGCCAACTGCCAGCGCCGCTTGCTGACCAACACGATTGATGCGCGCCTGATCGCCGTCGATGCCGACACCGGCGAGTTCTGCCAGGGCTTTGGCAACAACGGCCAGGTGGATCTAAAGGCTGGTCTGGGTGATGTTCCGGACAGCTACTATCAACTCTCCTCCGCGCCGCTGATGGCAGGCACGACTGTCGTGGTTGGCGGCCGGGTTGCCGACAACGTGCAAGCCGACATGCCGGGTGGCGTGATTCGTGGTTTTGATGTGATGACCGGCGCCATGCTTTGGGCGTTCGACCCGGGTAATCCGCAGGATAAAAAAGCTCCGGCAGACGGCAGCACCTATGTGCGCAGCACGCCGAACAGCTGGGCGCCAATGTCTTACGACGCGGCGACCAATACCGTATTCCTGCCGATGGGCAGTTCCTCCACCGATATCTATGGTGTCGAGCGCAGCAAACTGGATCACACCTACGGCGCTTCGATCCTGGCGCTGGACGCCAACAGCGGCGAAGAAAAGTGGGTATTCCAGACCGTTCACAACGATCTCTGGGACTTCGACCTGCCGATGCAGCCGAGCCTGATCGACTTCACCAAGGACGGCAAAACCGTTCCGGCGCTGGTGATCGGCACCAAGGCCGGGCAAATCTACGTCCTGGATCGCGCCACAGGCAAACCGCTGACCGACGTGAAAGAAGTGCCGGTCAAAGCGGCGAACATTCCTAACGAGCCTTATTCGCCAACCCAGCCAAAATCGGTGGGCATGCCGCAGATCGGTGCCCAGCACATGACCGAATCGGACATGTGGGGCGCGACTCCGTACGACCAATTGCTGTGCCGTATCGACTTCAAGTCGATGCGTTATGACGGCTTGTACACCGCGCCGGGCACCGACAAATCCCTGAGCTTCCCGGGTTCGCTGGGCGGCATGAACTGGGGCAGCATCTCGACAGATCCGGTGCATGGCTTCATCTTCGTCAACGACATGCGTCTGGGTCTGTGGATTCAGATGATCCCGTCGCAGAACAAGGGTCAGGCCGCTGGCGGTGGCGAAGCACTGAACACGGGCATGGGCGCTGTGCCGCTCAAAGGTACGCCTTACGCGGTGAACAAGAACCGCTTCCTGTCGGTCGCCGGCATTCCTTGCCAGGCGCCGCCGTTCGGCACGCTGACCGCCATCGACATGAAGACGCAAAAAGTCGCCTGGCAGGTTCCGGTCGGCACCGTTGAAGACACCGGTCCGCTGGGTATCCGCATGCACCTGCCGATCAAGGTTGGTCTGCCAACCCTCGGCGGCACCCTGTCGACCCAAGGCGGCTTGATCTTTATCGCCGGCACCCAGGACTTTTACCTGCGCGCCTTCAACAGCGGCAACGGTGAGGAAGTCTGGAAATCCCGTCTGCCGGTCGGCAGCCAGGGCGGCCCGATGACCTACGTTTCGCCGAAGACCGGCAAGCAATACATCGTCATCACCGCCGGTGGCGCTCGTCAGTCGACCGATCGCGGCGACTACGTGATGGCTTACGCCTTGCCGTAAACCCGCCGTGCCCGTGGCGAACATGGGCACTTTCTTTAGAGCGCGGCACCTTAGGGTGCCGCGCTACTTTGCGATATCGCTAAAATTTTCAGCAGGAAGATTCACATGTTTTTGCCTGTTCGCTTTTCTCATGCCGGCTTGCTGTTGAGCCTGACCTGCAGCGCCGCCCTGCCCGCTTTCGCCGATACCGATTCGAACCTGATGACCCGCAACACCCTGACCGGTGATTGGGGTGGCCTGCGCCACCAGATGGACGAAGACGGCGTCAAGTTCACCGGCGACTACACCGGCGAAATGGCCTATAACGCCGACGGTGGCCTGCACCGTTCGGCGCGTTATTCGCAGAACATCAAGCTCGGCGTGCAGTTCGACCTGAGCAAGCTTTATGGCGTCGACAACGCTGGCAAGGTGCAACTGAGCATCAACGATCGCCGCGGCAACAGCGCTTCCGAGGATCTGGTCGGCAACCGTCTGCCGATTCAGGAAAACTACGGCGGTCTCTACACGCGCCTGACTGAACTCAGCTACGAGCGCACGCTGTTCACGCCGGCGCTGAACGTCAAGCTCGGTTATATGGCCATGGGCAACGACCTCGGTGGCCTGGACAGTGGCATCCTCTGCAACTTCATGAACGCCGGTTTCTGCGGGCATCCGCTGAACATGTCCGGCGGCAGCGGCTGGACCAACTATCCCAACGCGCATCTCGGTGTGCGGGTGAAGTACGACCTGTCGTCGTCCTGGCAATTGCGCGTAGCCGCGTTCAACGTCGACCCGGAAAGTAACGGCAACTCCAGCCGTGCCTGGCACCTGGGTCCGAAACACACCACCGGTACCGTCGTGCCGATCGAACTGGTGTACAAGCACGCAGGCGAGTTGCCTGGTGAATACAAGGTCGGCTACTACTACGACAGCTCTGATGTGAAACGCATTGGCAGCGATAAAGAAGTATCCGGTCGTGGCGGCCATTACCTGCTGATCGATCAGGCGGTGTGGAGCTCGCAATCGTCCGAAGGCCGCAGCTTGCACGCCTTCGGCCAATACTCGGCGGCGAGCGAAGCGGCTTCACCGTTCAGCAAGTGGTACGGCACTGGCGTAGTTTTGTACAAGCCTTTCGAAGGTCGCCCGCGTGACACCGTTGCACTGGGTTATGGCCGAGCGGTGCCCAACCCGCGCAGCCGCGATGTGCTGCAAGACACCGCGTTGACCAATGGCACGGCGTTCCCGAATCTGGACAGCGCCGAGCAGTTGATCGAGCTGGGCTACGGTTATCAAGCCACGCCTTGGCTGACGCTGCGGCCAAACGTGCAGTACATCATCGAGCCGGGCGCGTTCTCCGGACAGGACATCGACAATGCACTGGTGTTCGGTTTGCAGGTAAAAGCGTCGCTCTGAGCACTCTCCTTATCAATTCCCTCTTCCTGCGGGAGAGGGTTATAGCGGGCAATAAAAAACCGGCGTGAATGCCGGTTTTTTATTGCCGTTTGCGTGCCAGCCTGAATAGCCAACGAGCCCTGTCACCACCCGCCCCTCACAAACTGATTACGTCCCAACGCCTTGGCGTTGTACAGAGCCTGATCTGCCACCTCAATCAACCTCAGCAAATTGTCCAGCCGGACACCGTCCGCGGTAGCAATCCCGATGCTCACACTCAGCCGACCAAACGGGCTGGTGTTGTGCGCAATGTTCGCTTGCTGCAAACGGTCGAGGATGAGTTGCGCTACCACCGCGGCACCGTCACCGTCGGTGTCAGGCATGATGATGCCGATCTCCTCTCCGCCATAACGTGCCACCAAATCTGAAGGTCGCCTTACGCAGCCCTCGAAGATTTTGCCGACCGTCTGCAAGCACGCGTCTCCTGCCACATGCCCGAGCGAATCGTTAAAGCGCTTGAAGTAGTCGATATCAATCATCAGTAACGC
The sequence above is drawn from the Pseudomonas sp. FP2196 genome and encodes:
- a CDS encoding glucose/quinate/shikimate family membrane-bound PQQ-dependent dehydrogenase translates to MKQSQRLSGISKFILVGLGVIIALLGLALAAGGVKLVSLGGSWYFLVGGLVMTVSGLLIARFKPAGAWLFAAFLVGTAIWAVSDAGLVFWPVFSRLFMFSAVGLAVTLVYPLLKRANGGVPGRGAYAVAAVLAVGLAVAAGNMFVAHPTVAATGTGPGLTPVEPEKAQKDWAHYGNTEGGSRFAALDQINRNNVDKLKVAWTYHTGDVAVSDGNGAEDQLTPLQVGNKVFICTPHNNLIALDADTGKELWKNAINAQSKVWQRCRGMAYFDATAAVAKPSSSPVAEAQAAPVANCQRRLLTNTIDARLIAVDADTGEFCQGFGNNGQVDLKAGLGDVPDSYYQLSSAPLMAGTTVVVGGRVADNVQADMPGGVIRGFDVMTGAMLWAFDPGNPQDKKAPADGSTYVRSTPNSWAPMSYDAATNTVFLPMGSSSTDIYGVERSKLDHTYGASILALDANSGEEKWVFQTVHNDLWDFDLPMQPSLIDFTKDGKTVPALVIGTKAGQIYVLDRATGKPLTDVKEVPVKAANIPNEPYSPTQPKSVGMPQIGAQHMTESDMWGATPYDQLLCRIDFKSMRYDGLYTAPGTDKSLSFPGSLGGMNWGSISTDPVHGFIFVNDMRLGLWIQMIPSQNKGQAAGGGEALNTGMGAVPLKGTPYAVNKNRFLSVAGIPCQAPPFGTLTAIDMKTQKVAWQVPVGTVEDTGPLGIRMHLPIKVGLPTLGGTLSTQGGLIFIAGTQDFYLRAFNSGNGEEVWKSRLPVGSQGGPMTYVSPKTGKQYIVITAGGARQSTDRGDYVMAYALP
- a CDS encoding carbohydrate porin gives rise to the protein MFLPVRFSHAGLLLSLTCSAALPAFADTDSNLMTRNTLTGDWGGLRHQMDEDGVKFTGDYTGEMAYNADGGLHRSARYSQNIKLGVQFDLSKLYGVDNAGKVQLSINDRRGNSASEDLVGNRLPIQENYGGLYTRLTELSYERTLFTPALNVKLGYMAMGNDLGGLDSGILCNFMNAGFCGHPLNMSGGSGWTNYPNAHLGVRVKYDLSSSWQLRVAAFNVDPESNGNSSRAWHLGPKHTTGTVVPIELVYKHAGELPGEYKVGYYYDSSDVKRIGSDKEVSGRGGHYLLIDQAVWSSQSSEGRSLHAFGQYSAASEAASPFSKWYGTGVVLYKPFEGRPRDTVALGYGRAVPNPRSRDVLQDTALTNGTAFPNLDSAEQLIELGYGYQATPWLTLRPNVQYIIEPGAFSGQDIDNALVFGLQVKASL
- the solA gene encoding N-methyl-L-tryptophan oxidase encodes the protein MSERCDVVVLGLGAMGAATVYQLTKAGVDVVGIDRHYPPHNLGSSHGDTRITRLSVGEGAQYVPIVRNSHRIWRELEVLTGESLFEQSGLLVLTSSPEFDPNDKTDFTLRTIGLAQTYGIEHEVLSAEQIRQRFPQFANVHDSTIGYFEPGGGFVRPERCIDVQLKLAEQHGATLYKGETVTGISSSEQGVTIITDQRTVQAKKLVINAGNWSGELLGKPFENLLSVYRQKLFWFELEEHAGLVDHSPTFILTHGRGDDKINYGFPALSGEGCMKIATAQYHTAALPQTIDRTVSTAEEQDMYAHQVHGRIAGVTSKVVKSAVCAYTVTPDRHFIIDEHPSLQHTLVVSACSGHGFKHSAALGEAFAQWCMHGSTDLDLSSFSLKRFEGNLS
- a CDS encoding LacI family DNA-binding transcriptional regulator, translating into MAKKSSTSSTDTSMTAAKKGSSLTLIDVAKVAGVSPMTVSRALHRPELVTEETREKVREAVRKTGYVSNMLAGGLASNKSRLVAIFLPTIANSIFADTVQSLIDRLTQAGYQTLLGLTGYSAEQEENLLEAVLGRRPDGIVLTGTLHTESSRLRLAQAGIPVVEAWDLSEAPLDMLVGFSHEKVGEETARHLLKKGYKRFSVVTISDPRGLRRCNALIAELKRQGIEEVPMEILAPPATLEVGREGLRRLLEQPERPDIVVCSSDTVAQGVLAEAASRAMNVPADLAVMGFGDLSSAAQVYPSLSTVSVDGKKIGLQVAQALLERFESPNGGRHPVRIDTGFTLIDRAST
- a CDS encoding MFS transporter, whose product is MIFIVTVFNYVDRATLSIAAPSMRTDLGFDAMTMGIAFSAFGWAYTSMQLPGGIILDRFGSRLVLGLSLIIWSVFTFLQGYVDLFSSAFLALFVLRFMMGVAEAPAFPANNRLTVMWFPRHERGLATAVFQSAQYFALAAFTPLMVWLVSTWGWQHVFWVTGGAGILIGFLWFRMVQEPRKDKRANQAELDYIEAGGGLPTIGDVKTPFSWKRMKAIGGNRMMAGIYLGQFCLTSITWFFLTWFPTYLIEAKGMTMLKVGLVAAIPPIAGCLGGMIGGVWSDWMLRKGFSLTAARKTPIICGLLLSSSIMVANYTQSITLVILVMSIAFFAKGVGNLGWCIVGDVSPARAMGVSGAMFNFCGNLASIVTPIAIGVMINQLGSFDVALMYVAGMGLLGAFSYLFIVGPLKRLQLDDFEELPAEPAQGAPVNSKLSHPRP
- a CDS encoding MetQ/NlpA family ABC transporter substrate-binding protein, with protein sequence MVKRLALCAALLVAAMGSASAETLKIAVVPVPHAEILEFLKPELAKEGVTLEVKVFSDYIQPDRQTDEGLLDANYFQSKPYYEAYKKDRPSSDQVPIVAVHIEPFGAYSKKIKSISELKDGATIAIPNDPTNSGRALLLIAKQGLITLKDPDNIMATRLDIVSNPKHLKFQELEAAMLPRVLNQVDLALINANYALEAKLEPHKDALFIESSESPYANYLYVRRDKANTPAVQKLGALLNSPQVKQFILERYHGDVVPAF